The following proteins are co-located in the Ursus arctos isolate Adak ecotype North America unplaced genomic scaffold, UrsArc2.0 scaffold_13, whole genome shotgun sequence genome:
- the MICAL1 gene encoding F-actin-monooxygenase MICAL1 isoform X2, whose amino-acid sequence MASPTATNPAHAHFESFLQAQLCQDVLSSFQGLCEALGLEPGGGLPQYHKIKAQLNYWSAKSLWAKLDKRAGQPVYQQGRACAHTKCLVVGAGPCGLRAAVELALLGARVVLVEKRTKFSRHNVLHLWPFTIHDLRALGAKKFYGRFCTGTLDHISIRQLQLLLLKVALLVGVEIHWGVTFTGLQPPPKKGSGWRAQLQPSRPAQLANYEFDVLISAAGGKFVPEGFTVREMRGKLAIGITVNFVNGRTVEETQVPEISGVARIYNQSFFQSLLKATGIDLENIVYYKDDTHYFVMTAKKQCLLRLGVLRQDWPETDRLLGSANVVPEALQRFVRAAADFATHGKLGKLEFARDAHGRPDISAFDFTSMMRAESSARVQEKHGARLLLGLVGDCLVEPFWPLGTGVARGFLAAFDAAWMVKRWAEGAGPLEVLAERESLYQLLSQTSPENMHRNVAQYGLDPATRYPTLNLRAVTPNQVRDLYDVVAKEPVRRNSDKIDGGKPATGAAGTQEELLRWCQEQTAGYPGVRVTDLSSSWADGRALCALVHRLRPGLLEPSELQGLGALEATAWALKMAEHELGITPVLSAKAVVAGSDPLGLIAYLSHFHSIFKNVPPNPGVLEGPTSQGFPATSSAVLFLGKLQRTLQRTRAQENGEDTGGKKPRLEVEANSPSVEEPPAPDSGVPPTPPSQNQEAGAGELCALCGEHLYILERLCAEGRFFHRNCFRCHTCEAMLWQGGYGQHPEDGHFYCLQHLPQTGHKEDGTDLGPESQDLPTPAENSMPSGPSTSVIPQEGTSPVPDPSQPTRRLIRLSSPERQRLSSLNLTPDPELEPPPKPPRSCAALARQALEGSFVGWGVPGQSPQVVVAMEEEEEQSPSSSDEEKEAEETVALDSDTEQALLTLAKNSGTMSKYPTWRRTLMRRAREEEMKRFCKAQAVQRRLNEIETALGELEAEGTKVELALRSHSAMLAQQKSPWLEQWLQLVQKKNSLLAEEAELMLTVKELNLQEQQLQLDQELRGYMNQEGTLKTPADRQAEDQLLKKLVDVVNQRDELIRFQEERRLSELPSKPGAQG is encoded by the exons ATGGCTTCACCCACCGCCACCAACCCAGCGCACGCCCACTTCGAGAGCTTCCTGCAGGCCCAGCTGTGCCAGGATGTGCTGAGCAGCTTCCAGGGGCTATGCGAGGCCCTAGGGCTAGAGCCTGGTGGGGGGCTACCCCAGTACCACAAGATCAAGGCCCAGCTCAACTACTGGAGTGCCAAGTCGCTCTGGGCCAAGCTGGACAAGCGAGCAGGCCAGCCTGTCTACCAGCAGGGCCGGGCCTGCGCCCACACCAAG TGCCTGGTGGTGGGTGCTGGACCTTGCGGGCTGCGGGCTGCTGTGGAGCTGGCCCTGCTGGGGGCCCGTGTGGTGCTGGTGGAGAAGCGCACCAAGTTCTCTCGCCACAACGTGCTGCACCTCTGGCCCTTCACCATCCACGACCTCAGGGCCCTCGGCGCCAAGAAGTTCTATGGGCGCTTCTGCACAGGCACCCTGGACCACATCA gcATCCGGCAGCTTCAGCTGCTTTTGTTGAAAGTGGCATTACTGGTCGGGGTGGAAATTCACTGGGGTGTCACTTTCACcggcctccagccccctcccaaaAAGG GGAGTGGCTGGCGtgcccagctccagcccagccGCCCAGCCCAACTGGCCAACTATGAATTCGATGTTCTCATCTCTGCTGCCGGAGGTAAATTCGTCCCTGAAG GCTTCACAGTGCGAGAAATGCGTGGCAAGCTGGCCATTGGCATCACGGTCAACTTTGTGAATGGCCGCACAGTGGAAGAGACGCAGGTGCCCGAGATCAGCGGCGTGGCCAGGATCTACAACCAGAGCTTCTTCCAGAGTCTGCTCAAAGCCACAG GCATTGATCTGGAGAACATTGTGTACTACAAGGATGACACCCACTACTTTGTGATGACAGCCAAGAAGCAGTGCCTGCTGCGGCTGGGGGTGCTGCGTCAG GACTGGCCGGAGACCGACCGGCTGTTGGGCAGCGCCAACGTGGTGCCCGAGGCTCTGCAGCGCTTTGTCCGGGCAGCTGCCGACTTCGCCACCCATGGCAAGCTGGGGAAGCTGGAGTTTGCCCGGGACGCCCATGGGCGGCCTGACATCTCTGCCTTTGACTTCACAAGCATGATGCGGGCCGAGAGCTCTGCTCGAGTGCAGGAGAAGCATGGCGCCCGcctgctgctggggctggtgggggacTGCCTGGTGGAG CCCTTTTGGCCCCTGGGCACTGGCGTGGCTCGGGGCTTCCTGGCAGCCTTTGATGCCGCCTGGATGGTGAAGCGGTGGGCTGAGGGTGCTGGGCCCCTAGAAGTGTTGGCAGAGCG GGAGAGCTTGTACCAGCTCCTCTCACAGACCTCCCCAGAAAACATGCACCGCAACGTGGCGCAGTATGGGCTGGACCCCGCTACCCGCTACCCCACCCTGAACCTCCGGGCTGTGACTCCCAATCAG GTACGAGACCTGTATGACGTGGTGGCCAAGGAGCCTGTGAGGAGGAACAGTGACAAGATAGACGGAGGAAAGCCAGCCACAG GGGCGGCAGGCACCCAGGAGGAATTGCTGCGCTGGTGCCAGGAGCAGACGGCCGGATACCCGGGCGTCCGTGTCACCGACCTGTCCTCCTCCTGGGCTGACGGGCGGGCTCTGTGCGCCCTGGTGCACCGGCTGCGGCCCGGCCTGCT GGAACCCTCAGAGCTGCAAGGGCTGGGAGCCCTGGAAGCGACTGCTTGGGCGCTAAAGATGGCAGAGCATGAGCTGGGCATCACGCCTGTGCTGTCTGCAAAGGCAGTGGTGGCAGGGAGTGACCCACTGGGCCTCATCGCATACCTCAGCCACTTCCACAGCATCTTCAAGAATGTGCCCCCCAACCCAGGTGTACTGGAGG GCCCTACAAGCCAAGGCTTTCCAGCGACCTCCAGTGCTGTGCTGTTCCTTGGCAAACTGCAGAGGACCCTGCAACGGACCCGGGCCCAG GAAAATGGGGAGGATACCGGTGGCAAGAAGCCACGCCTGGAG GTAGAAGCTAACAGCCCCAGTGTTGAGGAGCCACCTGCCCCAGATTCTGGCGTACCCCCGACACCCCCATCCCAAAACCAGGAG GCTGGTGCCGGGGAGCTGTGTGCACTCTGTGGGGAACACCTCTATATCCTGGAACGCCTCTGTGCCGAAGGCCGTTTCTTTCATCGGAACTGCTTCCGCTGCCACACCTGTGAGGCCATGCTGTGGCAGGGTGGCTATGGGCAGCACCCAGAAGATG GACATTTCTACTGCCTCCAGCACCTGCCCCAGACAGGCCACAAAGAGGATGGCACTGACCTAGGCCCCGAGAGTCAG GACCTTCCCACACCAGCTGAAAATAGCATGCCATCGGGGCCCTCAACTTCTGTCATCCCCCAGGAGGGGACCAGTCCTGTCCCAGACCCCAGCCAGCCTACCCGTCGGCTGATCCGCCTCTCCAGCCCAGAACGCCAGCGGCTGTCCTCCCTTAATCTTACCCCTGACCCAGAACTGGAGCCTCCACCCAAGCCTCCCCGCAGCTGCGCAGCCTTGGCCCGCCAGGCCCTGGAGGGCAGCTTTGTAGGTTGGGGAGTGCCAGGCCAGAGCCCCCAAG TGGTTGTGgccatggaggaggaggaggaacagagtcCCTCCTCCAGTGATGAGgaaaaggaagcagaggaaacGGTGGCTTTGGACTCAGACACGGAGCAG GCTCTGCTGACCTTGGCCAAGAACTCAGGCACCATGAGCAAGTACCCAACATGGCGTCGGACTCTGATGCGCAGGGCTAGGGAGGAGGAGATGAAGCGGTTCTGCAAGGCCCAG GCTGTCCAGCGGCGACTAAATGAAATTGAGACTGCTCtgggggagctggaggctgagggcACGAAGGTGGAGCTGGCCCTGAGAAGCCACAGCG CAATGCTGGCACAGCAAAAGTCACCGTGGCTGGAACAGTGGCTGCAGCTCGTTCAGAAGAAGAACAGCCTACTGGCGGAGGAGGCCGAGCTCATGCTCAC GGTCAAAGAGCTGAACCTGCAGGAGCAGCAGCTGCAGCTGGACCAGGAGCTGCGAGGCTACATGAACCAGGAAG GAACCCTAAAGACCCCTGCCGATCGGCAGGCAGAGGACCAGCTTCTGAAGAAGCTGGTGGATGTGGTGAACCAGCGAGATGAACTTATCCGCTTCCAGGAGGAACGCAGGCTCAGTGAGCTGCCCTCGAAGCCGGGCGCCCAGGGCTAA